Proteins encoded by one window of Flexibacter flexilis DSM 6793:
- the leuS gene encoding leucine--tRNA ligase produces the protein MEYNFREIEKSWQKFWEENQTFKAENQSGKPKYYALDMFPYPSGAGLHVGHPLGYIASDIVSRYKRLKGFNVLHPMGFDAFGLPAEQYAIQTGQHPAVTTEKNIDTYKKQLRQIGFSFDWSREIRTCTPDYYRWTQWIFMRLFEAWYDKNATKARQISELVSIFEKEGNTTVNAEHDEDVTAFSASEWANFSEKEQQSILLKYRLAFLSETTVNWCAALGTVLANDEVKDGYSERGGHPVERKLMKQWSLRITAYAERLLQGLDTIDWPEPVKEMQRNWIGKSIGAELNFKVEGQDLSLTVFTTRIDTIFGVTYLSIAPEHELIGQLTTPQQAEAVAAYVEKAKNRSERDRMADVKTVSGVFTGSYVINPFTGEQVPLWIADYVLAGYGTGVVMAVPSSDDRDFRFAQHFGLPIIPVIEGTEALEIPTEIKYGRMINSGFLNGLDTAEAIEKALNHAEAGGFGQRKVNYRMRDAIFGRQRYWGEPVPVYFKDEMPYLIQESELPLILPEIDEYKPTETGEPPLGRAEGWKYQNQYEYELSTMPGWAGSSWYFYRYMDANNAERFVGEKAEQYWQAVDLYIGGSEHATGHLLYARFWAKFLFDLGLVSKEEPFQKLINQGMIQGRSNFVYRIKNTNTFVSLGLKNDYDVTPLHVDVNIVKNDVLDVERFKNWLPDYATAEFVLEDGKYVCGWEVEKMSKSKYNVVNPDDIIAEYGADTLRMYEMFLGPLEQFKPWNTNGIEGVHKFLKRLWRLFYNDQGVLQVTDAAATPAELKTIHKTIKKVEEDIERFSFNTSVSQFMVCVNELTTLKCYKRAILEDLLVILAPYAPHITEQLWSALGHTESISAVPFPAWNEAHLVENSFEYAISINGKVRAKISFEANKPASEIEAEVLANEAVQKWLEGKAPKKVIVVPQKLVNVVM, from the coding sequence ATGGAATATAACTTTAGAGAAATCGAAAAGAGTTGGCAAAAGTTTTGGGAAGAAAACCAAACTTTTAAGGCCGAAAACCAATCGGGCAAACCCAAGTATTACGCCTTAGATATGTTTCCGTATCCGTCGGGTGCGGGGCTGCACGTAGGCCACCCACTGGGCTATATCGCTTCCGACATCGTGAGCCGCTACAAACGCCTGAAAGGTTTTAATGTGTTGCACCCGATGGGCTTTGACGCTTTCGGGTTGCCTGCCGAACAGTACGCCATCCAAACTGGCCAACACCCTGCCGTTACGACCGAAAAAAATATTGATACTTATAAAAAACAACTCCGTCAGATTGGTTTTTCGTTTGATTGGAGTCGCGAAATCCGCACTTGTACGCCCGATTATTATCGCTGGACGCAATGGATTTTCATGCGTTTGTTTGAGGCTTGGTACGACAAAAACGCCACGAAAGCACGCCAAATCAGCGAATTGGTAAGCATTTTTGAAAAAGAAGGCAACACCACCGTAAACGCCGAACACGACGAAGACGTAACCGCGTTTTCGGCCAGCGAGTGGGCTAATTTCTCCGAAAAAGAACAACAAAGCATTTTGCTAAAATACCGTTTGGCTTTCTTGTCCGAAACGACCGTAAACTGGTGCGCGGCTTTAGGCACAGTGCTTGCCAACGACGAAGTAAAAGACGGCTACTCGGAGCGCGGCGGCCACCCCGTAGAACGTAAACTAATGAAACAGTGGAGTTTGCGTATTACGGCTTACGCCGAAAGATTGCTTCAGGGGTTGGACACGATAGACTGGCCAGAACCCGTAAAAGAAATGCAACGCAACTGGATAGGCAAATCTATCGGTGCGGAACTTAACTTTAAAGTAGAAGGTCAAGATTTGAGCTTGACCGTTTTCACTACGCGCATAGACACTATTTTTGGCGTAACGTATTTGTCTATTGCTCCCGAACACGAACTTATTGGCCAACTCACTACGCCGCAACAAGCCGAAGCCGTTGCCGCTTACGTGGAAAAAGCCAAAAACCGCTCAGAACGCGACCGCATGGCCGACGTGAAAACCGTTTCGGGTGTGTTTACGGGAAGTTATGTGATTAATCCGTTTACGGGCGAGCAAGTGCCGCTTTGGATTGCCGATTACGTGTTGGCGGGTTACGGAACGGGCGTTGTAATGGCTGTGCCTTCGTCGGACGACCGCGATTTCCGTTTTGCACAACATTTCGGCTTGCCGATTATTCCTGTGATAGAAGGAACGGAAGCCTTAGAAATTCCGACCGAAATTAAATACGGTCGCATGATAAATTCGGGCTTTTTGAATGGCCTTGACACGGCGGAAGCCATCGAAAAAGCCTTAAATCACGCGGAAGCAGGCGGATTTGGCCAACGCAAAGTAAACTACCGTATGCGCGATGCCATTTTTGGCCGCCAACGCTATTGGGGCGAACCCGTACCCGTTTACTTCAAAGATGAGATGCCGTATCTTATCCAAGAAAGCGAATTGCCGCTTATTTTGCCCGAAATTGACGAATACAAACCCACCGAAACGGGCGAACCGCCATTAGGCCGCGCCGAAGGTTGGAAATACCAAAACCAATACGAGTACGAACTTAGCACGATGCCAGGTTGGGCGGGTAGTAGCTGGTATTTTTACCGCTACATGGACGCAAACAACGCCGAGCGTTTTGTGGGCGAAAAAGCCGAACAATATTGGCAAGCCGTAGATTTGTACATTGGCGGTTCGGAACACGCCACAGGCCATTTGCTTTACGCGCGTTTTTGGGCAAAATTCTTGTTCGATTTGGGCTTGGTGAGCAAAGAAGAACCTTTCCAAAAGCTCATCAATCAAGGCATGATTCAAGGACGTTCTAACTTCGTGTATCGTATCAAAAACACGAACACGTTTGTTTCGCTTGGCCTCAAAAATGACTACGACGTTACGCCTTTGCACGTGGACGTGAACATTGTTAAAAATGATGTGCTTGATGTAGAGCGTTTTAAAAACTGGTTGCCCGACTACGCCACCGCCGAATTTGTTTTGGAAGATGGCAAATACGTTTGCGGTTGGGAAGTAGAAAAAATGTCGAAGTCGAAATACAATGTAGTAAATCCTGACGACATTATTGCCGAATACGGCGCGGACACGTTGCGTATGTACGAAATGTTTTTGGGGCCTTTGGAGCAGTTCAAACCATGGAACACCAACGGCATCGAAGGCGTGCATAAATTCCTGAAACGTTTGTGGCGTTTGTTCTACAACGACCAAGGCGTTTTGCAAGTAACCGACGCGGCGGCCACGCCTGCCGAACTCAAAACGATTCACAAGACCATCAAGAAAGTGGAAGAAGACATCGAGCGTTTTTCGTTCAATACGTCCGTGAGCCAATTCATGGTTTGTGTAAACGAACTGACTACGCTCAAATGCTACAAACGCGCCATTTTGGAAGATTTGTTGGTGATACTCGCGCCTTACGCGCCGCACATTACCGAACAACTTTGGAGCGCGTTAGGCCACACGGAAAGTATTTCGGCGGTGCCGTTCCCTGCTTGGAATGAGGCGCATTTGGTGGAAAATAGCTTTGAATACGCCATTTCTATCAACGGCAAAGTACGTGCTAAAATCTCGTTTGAGGCCAACAAGCCCGCCAGCGAGATAGAAGCCGAAGTGTTGGCCAACGAAGCCGTACAAAAATGGTTGGAAGGCAAAGCACCCAAAAAAGTGATTGTCGTGCCGCAAAAACTCGTGAATGTGGTAATGTAA